From the genome of Geobacter sp. SVR, one region includes:
- a CDS encoding 4Fe-4S dicluster domain-containing protein, with amino-acid sequence MTDMVKTENRKGFMVDTSRCIGCRSCQVACKQWNKTDADKTVNQGAFENPRDLTPALYNRIRFVELGEEPGGVNWLFLNERCMHCGEAGCMKVCPSPGALYRTKDGIVAYDKEKCISCKYCVSACPFNVPRYDGNDKVSKCHLCQSRIEGGMTPACAKACPTETLKFGNRSELIAKAQTTKKTLYGVGDLGGLGVVYALEGPPEKYGLPAAPHIPVSIFLWKDVIKPLGILGFWGSIGAMLLHYVTIGPKKIDAAAEKEEHHE; translated from the coding sequence ATGACAGATATGGTAAAGACGGAAAACAGGAAGGGCTTCATGGTGGATACCTCCCGCTGCATCGGGTGCCGCTCGTGCCAGGTGGCCTGCAAGCAGTGGAACAAGACGGATGCCGACAAGACGGTCAACCAGGGCGCCTTCGAGAACCCGCGCGACCTGACCCCGGCGCTGTACAACCGCATCCGCTTCGTGGAACTGGGGGAGGAACCGGGCGGAGTGAACTGGCTGTTCCTCAACGAACGCTGCATGCACTGCGGCGAGGCCGGCTGCATGAAGGTCTGCCCCTCGCCGGGGGCGCTTTACCGCACCAAAGACGGCATCGTGGCCTACGACAAGGAAAAGTGTATCTCCTGCAAGTACTGCGTGTCGGCTTGCCCTTTCAATGTGCCGCGCTACGACGGCAATGACAAAGTCAGCAAGTGCCATCTTTGCCAAAGCCGAATCGAAGGTGGCATGACACCGGCCTGTGCCAAGGCATGTCCCACCGAGACCCTGAAGTTCGGCAACCGCAGCGAACTGATCGCCAAGGCCCAAACCACCAAGAAGACCCTGTACGGAGTGGGAGACCTGGGGGGGCTTGGCGTGGTGTACGCCCTTGAAGGGCCGCCGGAAAAATATGGCTTGCCGGCAGCCCCGCACATCCCGGTCTCCATCTTCCTTTGGAAGGACGTGATCAAGCCGCTGGGTATTCTCGGATTCTGGGGCAGCATCGGCGCCATGCTGCTGCACTACGTGACCATCGGCCCCAAGAAGATCGATGCGGCAGCCGAAAAGGAGGAACACCATGAGTAA
- a CDS encoding formate dehydrogenase subunit gamma encodes MSNYIERFSTSERVLHWIVTCSFFTLLLSGLGLYSRLFNGYFALFGSGKNAIMVHKIAGVIFFLSSLYMFLNHKKDVSTFDEDDKQWIKQRGGYLSRGESHFNIGKYNPGQKLFAIFIAAATLLLGLTGLFIWAPTAFPRWIVQLSLMTHGLLFVGAVMFVVVHVYLATVGNPGTIEAMLYGNVRKRWAKTHHPKWYREMTGEKADG; translated from the coding sequence ATGAGTAACTACATCGAGCGCTTCAGTACCAGCGAGCGTGTCCTCCACTGGATCGTCACCTGCAGTTTCTTCACTCTGCTTCTCTCCGGGCTGGGACTCTACTCCCGGCTGTTCAATGGCTATTTCGCCCTGTTCGGCAGCGGCAAGAATGCCATCATGGTCCACAAGATCGCAGGCGTGATTTTTTTCCTCAGCTCTCTGTACATGTTCCTCAACCACAAGAAGGATGTCTCCACCTTCGACGAGGATGACAAACAGTGGATCAAGCAGCGTGGCGGCTATCTCTCCCGGGGCGAGTCCCATTTCAATATCGGCAAATACAATCCGGGCCAGAAACTGTTCGCCATTTTTATCGCCGCCGCCACTCTGCTCCTGGGGCTGACCGGCCTGTTCATCTGGGCGCCAACAGCCTTTCCCCGCTGGATTGTGCAACTCTCGCTCATGACTCATGGACTCTTGTTTGTCGGTGCGGTCATGTTCGTGGTGGTGCATGTCTACCTGGCCACTGTCGGCAATCCGGGCACCATCGAGGCCATGCTCTACGGCAACGTGCGCAAGCGTTGGGCAAAAACGCATCATCCCAAGTGGTACCGGGAAATGACCGGAGAGAAGGCTGATGGCTGA
- a CDS encoding formate dehydrogenase accessory protein FdhE, whose protein sequence is MVSYSNKIHWLRQAQMALPEYAELVPLFAELFRYLEEKGGETGIEPRIKRQGLKERLENGFPLLSSGDLEIDVSVCTEFLKGAIGVLSQSSRNGADGLTDIGAALTEGRLDPARLIRAILGRERIVIEEAAQATGTPAPLVEYLFEIPLKAALERCATGFAPEELDGWKEAYCPVCGSRPAMAEIAGDEGRRFLSCSACTYRWPFKRLQCPCCGNEEVKKLGYFTAGEGATRVDTCTACSRYIKTRDSRKGHADVPLDVEDLLTIHLDLLAAREGFERGR, encoded by the coding sequence ATGGTTTCGTACAGCAACAAGATCCACTGGCTTCGGCAAGCGCAGATGGCCTTGCCTGAATACGCCGAACTGGTCCCTCTTTTTGCGGAGCTTTTCCGTTATCTTGAAGAAAAGGGGGGGGAGACGGGGATCGAGCCCCGTATCAAACGGCAGGGGCTGAAGGAACGGCTGGAGAATGGTTTCCCGCTGCTCTCTTCCGGCGATCTTGAGATTGATGTCTCCGTTTGTACGGAGTTTTTGAAGGGGGCTATTGGGGTGCTTTCACAGTCCAGCCGCAACGGAGCAGACGGCTTGACGGACATTGGAGCTGCATTGACTGAGGGCAGGCTGGATCCGGCCCGGCTTATACGGGCTATTCTGGGGCGGGAGCGGATTGTCATTGAGGAAGCCGCTCAGGCAACGGGGACGCCGGCGCCTTTGGTGGAATATCTGTTCGAAATCCCGCTCAAGGCTGCGCTGGAGCGATGTGCAACAGGCTTCGCCCCTGAAGAGCTCGACGGCTGGAAAGAAGCGTATTGCCCGGTATGCGGTTCCCGGCCCGCCATGGCGGAGATTGCAGGCGACGAAGGACGGCGCTTCCTCTCCTGTTCCGCATGCACGTACCGCTGGCCTTTCAAGCGTCTGCAATGCCCCTGCTGCGGTAACGAAGAGGTGAAAAAACTCGGCTACTTTACGGCAGGCGAAGGCGCGACGCGGGTGGATACCTGCACGGCGTGCAGCCGCTACATCAAAACCAGGGATTCGCGAAAGGGGCATGCTGACGTACCGCTGGACGTGGAGGATCTGCTGACGATCCACCTGGACCTGCTGGCGGCGCGGGAGGGATTCGAACGGGGGAGATGA
- a CDS encoding molybdenum cofactor guanylyltransferase yields the protein MNYHNTIPGVTGVILAGGRSSRMGSDKALLPYRGGRFVEAIHRRLSGIFDEVLLVTNNPEQYDFLPCRKVPDIHAGMGVLAGIHSGLYHSNNPAIFVVACDMPYLVEELIRRLASRADAGGVLIPESPQGLEPLHAVYGKGCLAAIEAALLSGQRRIVSFFDRTNVSKMNMEQVALFDPSFVSFINVNTPSDYFELRDAERGRDAAYQSAMRYEDARRAR from the coding sequence ATGAATTATCACAATACCATACCCGGTGTGACCGGTGTCATTCTGGCCGGAGGCCGCTCATCCCGCATGGGAAGCGACAAGGCTCTGCTCCCCTACCGGGGTGGGCGGTTCGTGGAAGCGATTCACCGCCGGTTGTCCGGCATCTTCGACGAGGTGCTGCTGGTCACCAACAATCCTGAACAGTACGACTTCCTGCCCTGCCGGAAGGTACCCGACATCCATGCGGGCATGGGGGTTCTGGCGGGAATCCACTCCGGCCTGTACCACAGCAACAATCCCGCCATATTCGTCGTTGCCTGCGACATGCCCTACCTGGTGGAGGAGTTGATCCGCCGCCTGGCGTCCCGCGCCGATGCAGGGGGTGTCCTTATCCCGGAAAGCCCGCAGGGTCTTGAACCGCTCCATGCAGTCTACGGAAAGGGGTGTCTTGCCGCCATTGAGGCAGCCCTGCTGTCCGGGCAGCGGCGCATCGTCTCGTTTTTCGACCGGACCAATGTCAGCAAGATGAATATGGAGCAGGTCGCCCTGTTCGATCCCTCTTTTGTCTCATTCATCAATGTCAATACGCCCAGCGATTACTTCGAGTTGCGCGATGCCGAGCGGGGCCGTGATGCAGCGTATCAGTCTGCCATGCGGTATGAGGACGCACGCCGGGCGAGATAG
- a CDS encoding hydrogenase small subunit codes for MKKDGLLPDVSRRDFIKTCVTVSAMLGLPFGMVSKVAAAAQKGDNRPAVIWLHFQECTGCSESLLRSTHPTVSSLILDMISLDYHETLMAGSGHQAEKALHDSMLANKGNYILVVEGAIPTKDNGIYCKVSGKTALDSLKKGAEGALAIIAMGTCASYGGIQSVGPNPTGAVGVRDIVKDKPIINIPGCPPNPYNFLSTVLYYATFKKLPELDQMGRPKFAYGRKIHEHCERRPHFDAGRFAKAYGDPTHAEGYCLYKLGCKGPATFANCSVQRFNDVGVWPVSVGHPCIGCTEPDILFKTAIADKVQIHEPTPFDSYAPVDLKEKGKGPDPLTTGVIGLAAGAAIGAGVMMAKRLPDGQDKGDDHGKTE; via the coding sequence ATGAAAAAAGACGGTTTGCTCCCCGACGTTTCAAGACGGGATTTCATCAAAACATGCGTGACGGTTTCCGCCATGCTGGGGCTCCCGTTCGGGATGGTCAGCAAGGTGGCCGCTGCGGCTCAGAAGGGGGATAACCGACCGGCGGTAATCTGGCTCCATTTCCAGGAATGCACCGGTTGCTCGGAATCGCTGCTCCGTTCCACGCATCCCACGGTTTCGAGCTTGATCCTGGACATGATCTCCCTGGATTACCATGAGACACTCATGGCCGGTTCAGGGCACCAGGCGGAGAAGGCCCTGCACGATTCCATGCTGGCCAACAAGGGCAATTACATCCTGGTGGTGGAAGGAGCCATCCCCACCAAAGACAACGGCATCTACTGCAAGGTGTCGGGCAAGACCGCCCTGGACTCGCTGAAAAAAGGGGCTGAAGGGGCCCTGGCCATCATCGCCATGGGCACCTGCGCCAGCTACGGCGGCATCCAGTCCGTGGGTCCCAACCCCACCGGCGCCGTGGGAGTGCGGGACATCGTCAAGGATAAGCCGATCATCAACATTCCTGGCTGTCCCCCCAACCCCTACAACTTCCTCTCCACGGTGCTCTACTACGCCACCTTCAAGAAACTGCCGGAGCTTGATCAGATGGGCAGGCCCAAGTTCGCCTACGGTCGCAAGATCCACGAACACTGCGAGCGGCGCCCTCACTTCGATGCCGGCCGCTTTGCCAAGGCCTACGGCGATCCGACCCATGCCGAGGGGTACTGCCTCTACAAGCTGGGGTGCAAGGGACCGGCCACCTTTGCCAACTGTTCGGTACAGCGCTTCAACGACGTGGGGGTCTGGCCGGTGTCGGTGGGGCATCCCTGCATCGGCTGCACCGAGCCGGACATCCTCTTCAAGACCGCCATTGCCGACAAGGTCCAGATCCACGAGCCGACCCCCTTCGACAGCTATGCTCCGGTTGACCTGAAGGAAAAGGGCAAGGGTCCCGATCCGTTGACCACCGGCGTGATCGGTCTGGCTGCCGGTGCCGCCATCGGTGCGGGGGTGATGATGGCCAAGCGGCTCCCCGATGGCCAGGACAAGGGGGACGACCATGGCAAAACCGAGTAG